A single window of Methanothermobacter marburgensis str. Marburg DNA harbors:
- a CDS encoding 60S ribosomal export protein NMD3 gives MFCVRCGSSDSELYDGLCRDCFLEDYTILSIPSGIEVYVCSHCHAKLISGQWVDEGLPEEEIVYRALEENISWEPPVENPEIELEIIQQRGTIYQCLVEVDAEVLGRMVSQEYGVEVRLTNTVCPACSKQASGYYEAVIQLRADGRELDKSEIEKADLTVKRTLLKLSRRDKLAYLPQRIEVNEGIDYYIGSHKSARKVVSALREELGGIARESPRLMGQDRSSGKGLYRTWISLRLPDFRRGDFLLHRDRMLTVLDLRKRGVSVKDLETRDVKNILWGEYENIDLVARAADVKTTTVTARSPGRIQVLHPETYEPVDLEADSYTSKLEIGEQVPVIEIKKRLYIIDEAEE, from the coding sequence ATGTTCTGTGTCAGATGCGGTAGTTCTGATTCTGAATTATATGATGGACTATGCAGGGACTGTTTCCTTGAGGACTACACCATCCTCAGCATTCCCTCCGGAATAGAGGTTTATGTGTGCAGCCACTGCCATGCGAAGCTGATAAGTGGCCAGTGGGTGGACGAGGGCCTCCCTGAGGAGGAAATAGTATACAGGGCCCTTGAGGAGAATATTAGCTGGGAACCCCCTGTTGAAAACCCTGAAATCGAACTGGAAATAATACAGCAGAGGGGGACCATCTACCAGTGCCTGGTGGAGGTTGATGCTGAGGTCCTTGGAAGGATGGTGAGCCAGGAGTACGGGGTAGAGGTCCGCCTCACAAACACTGTCTGTCCTGCCTGCAGCAAACAGGCTTCAGGTTACTACGAGGCTGTGATACAGTTAAGGGCCGATGGAAGAGAACTGGACAAATCAGAAATAGAAAAGGCTGACCTGACAGTTAAAAGGACCCTCCTGAAGCTTTCAAGGAGGGATAAGCTGGCATACCTACCCCAGAGGATTGAGGTGAACGAGGGGATCGACTACTACATAGGATCCCATAAATCCGCCAGAAAGGTTGTAAGCGCCCTTAGGGAGGAGCTTGGCGGTATTGCCCGTGAGTCACCCCGGCTAATGGGGCAGGATAGGTCAAGCGGCAAGGGACTCTACAGGACATGGATCTCACTCAGACTCCCTGATTTCAGAAGAGGAGACTTCCTGCTGCACAGGGACCGCATGCTCACGGTCCTTGACCTCAGAAAGCGCGGGGTGAGTGTGAAGGACCTTGAAACCCGTGACGTGAAGAACATACTCTGGGGGGAATATGAAAACATTGACCTCGTTGCGAGGGCCGCTGATGTTAAGACAACCACGGTAACAGCGAGATCCCCCGGCAGGATACAGGTGCTTCACCCTGAAACATACGAACCCGTGGACCTTGAAGCTGACAGTTACACATCAAAACTTGAGATAGGAGAACAGGTTCCTGTTATAGAAATTAAGAAGAGACTCTACATCATTGATGAGGCGGAGGAATGA
- a CDS encoding translation initiation factor IF-2 subunit beta: MDDYEKLLERAIEQLPPEVFETKRFEVPKAYSVIQGNRTFIQNFREVADALNRDPQHLLKFLLRELGTAGNLEGGRAILQGKFTHFLINERIEDYVNKFVICHECNRPDTRIIREGRISLLKCEACGAKAPLKNV; encoded by the coding sequence ATGGATGATTACGAAAAATTACTTGAAAGGGCCATAGAGCAGCTGCCCCCAGAGGTATTTGAAACAAAACGTTTCGAGGTTCCAAAGGCGTACTCAGTTATACAGGGAAACAGGACATTCATACAGAACTTCAGGGAGGTTGCAGATGCACTCAACAGGGACCCCCAGCACCTTCTGAAATTCCTTCTGAGAGAACTGGGTACCGCAGGTAACCTTGAGGGTGGAAGGGCCATACTCCAGGGTAAATTCACCCACTTTCTCATAAACGAGAGGATAGAGGACTACGTCAACAAATTTGTCATATGCCACGAATGCAACAGACCTGATACAAGGATAATCAGGGAGGGGCGGATATCCCTTCTCAAGTGCGAGGCATGCGGTGCCAAGGCGCCCCTCAAGAACGTCTAG
- the mcm gene encoding minichromosome maintenance protein MCM, protein MKTVDKSKTLTKFEEFFSLKKYKDRVFESIEKYPNVRSIEVDYLDLEMFDPDLADLLIEKPDDVIRAAQKAIRNIDPLRKNVDLNIRFSGVSNVIPLRELRSKFIGKFVAVDGIVRKTDEIRPRIVKAVFECRGCMRLHEVSQSTNMITEPSLCSECGGRSFRLLQDESEFLDTQTLKLQEPLENLSGGEQPRQITVVLEDDLVDTLTPGDIVRVTGTLRTVRDERTRRFKNFIYGNYTEFLEQEFEELQISEEDEEKIKELAADPNIYEKIIRSTAPSIHGYREVKEAIALQLFGGTGKELDDKTRLRGDIHILIVGDPGIGKSQMLKYVSKLAPRGIYTSGKGTSGVGLTAAAVRDEFGGWSLEAGALVLGDKGNVCVDELDKMRDEDRSAIHEALEQQTISIAKAGIMATLNSRCSVLAAANPKFGRFDSYKSIAEQIDLPSTILSRFDLIFVVEDKPDEDKDRELARHILKTHKEDHTPFEIDPELLRKYIAYARKNVRPVLTDEAMQVLEDFYVSMRASAADEDSPVPITARQLEALVRLSEASAKIKLKEHVEAEDARKAIKLSQACLKQVGYDPETGKIDIDKVEGRTPKSERDKFRLLLELIREYEEDYGGRAPTNILITEMMDRYNVSEEKVEELIRILKDKGAIFEPARGYLKVV, encoded by the coding sequence CCATTGAAGTTGACTACCTTGACCTTGAAATGTTCGATCCAGATCTTGCAGACCTTCTAATTGAAAAACCAGACGATGTGATAAGGGCCGCCCAGAAGGCCATAAGGAACATAGATCCTCTGAGGAAGAACGTTGACCTCAACATAAGGTTCAGTGGGGTCAGCAACGTCATACCCCTCAGGGAACTCCGGAGTAAATTCATAGGTAAATTCGTTGCAGTTGACGGTATTGTGAGGAAGACAGATGAGATAAGGCCCAGGATAGTTAAGGCCGTCTTTGAGTGCCGGGGCTGTATGAGGCTCCATGAGGTCAGCCAGTCCACCAACATGATCACAGAGCCATCACTCTGCTCAGAGTGTGGTGGCAGGTCATTCAGGCTCCTGCAGGACGAATCAGAGTTCCTGGACACCCAGACACTGAAACTCCAGGAGCCACTTGAGAACCTCTCAGGTGGTGAGCAGCCCCGCCAGATAACCGTCGTCCTTGAGGATGACCTGGTTGACACCCTCACCCCGGGGGACATCGTGAGGGTCACAGGTACACTGAGGACAGTCCGAGATGAGAGAACCAGGCGGTTCAAGAACTTCATATACGGAAATTACACCGAGTTCCTTGAACAGGAGTTCGAGGAGCTCCAGATAAGTGAGGAGGACGAGGAAAAGATAAAGGAGCTTGCAGCCGACCCCAACATATACGAGAAGATCATAAGGTCCACCGCACCATCAATACACGGTTACCGTGAGGTAAAGGAGGCCATAGCCCTTCAGCTCTTTGGGGGGACCGGGAAGGAGCTCGATGATAAGACCCGCCTCCGTGGGGACATACACATCCTCATAGTCGGGGACCCTGGTATAGGTAAGTCCCAGATGCTCAAGTACGTGTCAAAGCTGGCCCCCAGGGGGATATACACAAGCGGTAAGGGTACCTCAGGGGTTGGGCTCACCGCCGCCGCTGTGAGGGATGAATTCGGTGGATGGTCCCTTGAGGCCGGTGCCCTTGTCCTGGGGGATAAGGGTAACGTCTGTGTGGATGAACTGGATAAGATGCGTGATGAGGACCGTTCAGCCATCCACGAGGCACTGGAGCAGCAGACCATAAGCATAGCCAAGGCAGGTATAATGGCAACCCTCAACTCAAGGTGCTCTGTCCTGGCAGCCGCAAACCCAAAATTCGGGAGATTTGACAGTTATAAATCAATCGCAGAGCAAATAGATCTTCCATCAACCATACTGTCACGTTTTGACCTGATATTCGTTGTGGAGGACAAACCCGATGAGGATAAGGACAGAGAACTTGCAAGACACATCCTGAAAACACATAAGGAGGACCACACACCCTTTGAAATAGATCCAGAACTGCTGAGGAAGTACATAGCCTATGCAAGGAAGAATGTGAGACCCGTGCTGACAGATGAGGCGATGCAGGTCCTCGAGGACTTCTACGTATCAATGAGGGCCAGTGCAGCCGATGAGGACTCACCGGTCCCCATAACAGCAAGGCAGCTGGAGGCCCTCGTGCGACTCTCAGAGGCCAGTGCAAAGATAAAACTCAAGGAACACGTGGAGGCAGAGGACGCCAGGAAGGCCATAAAGCTGTCCCAGGCATGCCTTAAGCAGGTGGGGTACGACCCTGAGACCGGTAAGATAGACATCGACAAGGTTGAGGGGAGAACACCCAAATCTGAGAGGGACAAGTTCCGCCTGCTACTTGAACTCATAAGGGAATACGAGGAGGACTACGGTGGCAGGGCACCCACCAATATTCTTATAACTGAGATGATGGATAGATATAACGTGAGTGAGGAAAAGGTTGAGGAACTGATAAGGATCCTCAAGGACAAGGGCGCAATATTTGAGCCCGCCAGGGGATACCTTAAGGTGGTCTGA